A window of the Streptomyces sp. NBC_00454 genome harbors these coding sequences:
- a CDS encoding SHOCT domain-containing protein, whose protein sequence is MGRPGLLGAMARTAVVAGTATAVSGRMQRSAADRSAQQQMAAEAQQQAAVDQAAAQAAAQLAASRPTSAPAAQAPVVDRVGQLTALAELKAQGLLTDEEFTAEKARVLAS, encoded by the coding sequence ATGGGACGACCGGGACTGCTCGGCGCGATGGCCCGTACGGCCGTCGTGGCCGGTACCGCCACCGCGGTCTCCGGAAGGATGCAGCGCAGCGCCGCCGACCGCAGCGCCCAGCAGCAGATGGCCGCCGAAGCCCAGCAGCAGGCGGCCGTGGACCAGGCGGCGGCCCAGGCGGCGGCGCAGCTCGCCGCGAGCCGGCCCACGTCGGCCCCCGCCGCCCAGGCACCCGTGGTCGACCGGGTCGGCCAGCTCACCGCGCTGGCCGAGCTGAAGGCGCAGGGGCTGCTGACCGACGAGGAGTTCACCGCGGAGAAGGCCCGCGTGCTGGCGTCCTGA